Proteins encoded together in one Kutzneria kofuensis window:
- a CDS encoding MMPL family transporter: MFASWGTVAYRRRWIVIIAVLLLTVIGGAWGSGVSDRLTQGGYDDPGSQAAQVDKIIEDSIGKQGGDVVVLYTAPAGTTVDDPALAKKITDKLADLPKDDVSKVVSYWNTHLPALADASRTHGLATITLASTDQTKQSEQYAAIADKLAVDGVQTQIGGQAPLQKTITDKSMTDVEFAELVSLPLVLALLVVIFGSVVAALMPVLVGGLSILGALGVLRLISLGLDVNTFAVNVASLLGLGLAIDYGLFTVGRFREELAAGRDTAEAVRRTVATAGRTVAFSATLLVIALAGLMVFPLDFLKAVAYGGMSAVAIAAIVSLTLLPALLSVLGPRIDKLAVPWRRGKTANPEPRWLNRVAGTVMKRPALFVVPIVAVLLVLGAPFLNVKFGAADEKQLPPSDPGRQAIESITKAFPSTGNSVASIVVRGKTLSQADVGQFVSDAGKIAPDVHPVGAKGDVYVFNGNLPGDPLGDQAKDAVTALRALPHPAGTEVLVGGFTAKLADSTQSIFDRLPWMVAILVGATLLLMFLAFGSVLLPVKAVLMSALSLSATFGVLTFVFQEGHGAGWLDVTPQPMQVGVMVLIGALVFGLSTDYETFLLSRMVEARNKGLSTPEAVRTGLVRTGRMISAAALLLIVVTGAFGLSSIVIMRFIGVGMIVALVLDATVVRLMLVPAVLRLLGNAAWWAPGPLRRLQERVGIQESDELDEEPVREPELVH; this comes from the coding sequence CGCACAGGTCGACAAGATCATCGAGGACTCCATCGGCAAGCAGGGCGGCGACGTCGTCGTGCTGTACACCGCGCCGGCCGGCACCACGGTCGACGACCCGGCGCTGGCCAAGAAGATCACCGACAAGCTGGCGGACCTTCCGAAGGACGACGTCAGCAAGGTGGTGTCGTACTGGAACACCCACCTGCCGGCGCTGGCCGACGCGAGCAGGACCCACGGCCTGGCCACCATCACGCTGGCCTCCACCGACCAGACCAAGCAGAGCGAGCAGTACGCGGCGATCGCCGACAAGCTCGCGGTCGACGGCGTGCAGACGCAGATCGGCGGGCAGGCGCCGCTGCAGAAGACGATCACCGACAAGTCCATGACCGACGTCGAGTTCGCCGAGCTGGTGTCGCTGCCGCTGGTGCTCGCACTGCTCGTGGTGATCTTCGGCAGCGTGGTCGCCGCGTTGATGCCGGTGCTGGTCGGCGGCCTGTCCATCCTCGGCGCGCTCGGCGTCCTGCGGCTGATCTCCCTCGGCCTGGACGTGAACACCTTCGCCGTCAACGTGGCGTCGCTGCTGGGACTCGGATTGGCCATCGACTACGGCCTGTTCACCGTCGGCCGGTTCCGTGAGGAACTCGCCGCCGGCCGGGACACTGCCGAGGCCGTGCGCCGCACCGTCGCCACCGCCGGGCGGACCGTCGCCTTCTCCGCGACGCTGCTGGTGATCGCGCTGGCCGGGCTGATGGTGTTCCCCCTCGACTTCCTCAAGGCCGTCGCCTACGGCGGCATGTCCGCGGTGGCCATCGCCGCCATCGTGTCGCTGACCCTGCTGCCGGCTCTGCTGAGCGTGCTCGGTCCCCGTATCGACAAGCTGGCCGTGCCGTGGCGGCGGGGCAAGACCGCCAACCCCGAGCCGCGCTGGCTCAACCGGGTCGCCGGCACCGTGATGAAGCGGCCCGCCCTGTTCGTCGTGCCGATCGTCGCCGTCCTGCTGGTGCTCGGAGCGCCGTTCCTCAACGTCAAGTTCGGCGCCGCCGACGAGAAGCAGCTCCCGCCGAGCGACCCCGGCCGGCAGGCCATCGAGTCCATCACCAAGGCGTTCCCGTCCACCGGCAACTCCGTCGCCTCCATCGTGGTTCGGGGCAAGACCCTCAGCCAGGCCGATGTGGGCCAGTTCGTGTCCGACGCCGGCAAGATCGCCCCCGACGTGCACCCCGTCGGCGCCAAGGGCGATGTGTACGTGTTCAACGGCAACCTGCCCGGTGATCCCCTCGGCGACCAGGCCAAGGACGCCGTCACCGCCCTTCGGGCGCTGCCCCACCCCGCCGGCACCGAGGTTCTGGTCGGCGGCTTCACCGCCAAGCTGGCCGACAGCACCCAGTCGATCTTCGACCGGTTGCCATGGATGGTGGCCATCCTGGTCGGCGCCACCCTGCTGCTGATGTTCCTGGCGTTCGGTTCCGTGCTGCTGCCGGTCAAGGCCGTGCTGATGAGCGCCCTGAGCCTGTCCGCCACCTTCGGCGTGCTGACGTTCGTCTTCCAGGAGGGGCATGGCGCCGGCTGGCTCGACGTCACGCCGCAGCCGATGCAGGTCGGCGTCATGGTGCTCATCGGCGCCCTGGTGTTCGGGCTGTCCACCGACTACGAGACGTTCCTGCTGTCCCGGATGGTCGAGGCCCGGAACAAGGGCCTGTCCACCCCCGAGGCCGTGCGCACCGGCCTCGTCCGCACCGGCCGCATGATCAGCGCCGCCGCCCTGCTGCTCATCGTCGTCACCGGCGCCTTCGGCCTGTCCAGCATCGTCATCATGCGCTTCATCGGCGTCGGCATGATCGTCGCCTTGGTGCTGGACGCCACCGTCGTCCGTTTGATGCTCGTGCCGGCCGTCCTCCGTCTGCTCGGCAACGCCGCTTGGTGGGCCCCGGGACCGCTGCGGCGGCTCCAGGAACGCGTCGGCATCCAGGAGTCCGACGAGCTGGACGAGGAGCCCGTGCGCGAGCCCGAACTGGTGCACTGA
- a CDS encoding glutaredoxin domain-containing protein: protein MTTEVLVHVRPGCPFCDMLRSNLKRSGLPYRELDIWQDPAAAAAVRAAANGNETVPTVNVGSTWMVNPSIQQVLAAVKAEAPELLPQK, encoded by the coding sequence GTGACCACTGAAGTGCTTGTGCACGTGCGGCCCGGCTGCCCGTTCTGCGACATGCTGCGCTCCAACCTCAAGCGCAGCGGCCTGCCCTACCGGGAGCTGGACATCTGGCAGGACCCGGCTGCTGCGGCGGCGGTCAGGGCCGCGGCGAACGGGAACGAGACGGTGCCGACGGTGAACGTCGGCAGCACGTGGATGGTCAACCCCTCGATCCAGCAGGTGCTGGCGGCGGTGAAGGCCGAGGCGCCGGAGCTGTTGCCGCAGAAGTGA
- a CDS encoding YncE family protein, producing the protein MRLVTTTRCQRRFGARRMRALVAAGIATAMLAVGVVAEQPVEIRPAVSAAAVHALVAGDNGELRIVDVAAGQVSAVVDTGAMVTGLTLSPDGRTAFVVNGWSGTVAVVDVADATVVKRIRVKAELDSAVVRPDGKRLYITGTANGQGVVLGFDTASDSLAAVIQVGASPTGIAISPDGSHLYVVNNQGASLTVIDTRIATATRTVPLDVLPQYVAVSPDGATTYVSHTSRLADTNGSVSVIDNRTNQVVGHIPVGVGACELAVGGDRLYVTNLQDGTVSVVDTTTRRPVQTLVLTARGIAVSPRDHSVYLATGPAITVLDGGTGQTTSTIDLANSRNPATVIAVAG; encoded by the coding sequence ATGCGGCTTGTGACCACCACGCGCTGCCAGCGTCGGTTCGGCGCTCGGCGAATGCGGGCCTTGGTCGCGGCCGGGATCGCGACCGCGATGCTGGCCGTCGGGGTGGTGGCCGAGCAACCGGTGGAGATCCGACCCGCCGTCAGCGCCGCCGCCGTGCACGCGCTCGTCGCCGGGGACAACGGCGAGCTGCGGATCGTCGACGTCGCCGCCGGCCAGGTCAGCGCCGTGGTCGACACCGGCGCCATGGTCACCGGCCTGACGCTGAGCCCGGACGGCCGGACCGCGTTCGTCGTCAACGGCTGGTCCGGCACCGTCGCCGTGGTCGACGTCGCCGACGCCACGGTGGTCAAGCGGATCCGGGTGAAAGCCGAGCTCGACTCGGCCGTGGTCCGGCCCGACGGCAAGCGGCTCTACATCACCGGCACCGCCAACGGGCAGGGAGTGGTGCTCGGTTTCGACACCGCCTCGGATTCGCTGGCCGCCGTCATCCAGGTCGGCGCCTCGCCCACCGGCATCGCCATCAGCCCCGACGGCTCGCACCTGTACGTGGTCAACAACCAGGGCGCCAGCCTGACCGTGATCGACACCCGGATCGCCACCGCCACCCGGACCGTGCCCCTCGACGTGCTGCCGCAGTACGTCGCCGTCAGTCCCGACGGGGCCACCACCTACGTGTCGCACACCAGCCGGCTGGCTGACACCAACGGTTCCGTCAGCGTCATCGACAACCGCACCAACCAGGTCGTCGGCCACATCCCCGTCGGCGTCGGCGCGTGCGAGCTGGCCGTCGGCGGCGACCGTCTCTATGTCACCAACCTGCAGGATGGCACCGTGTCCGTTGTGGACACCACCACCCGGCGCCCGGTCCAGACCCTCGTCCTGACCGCGCGGGGCATCGCCGTCTCACCTCGGGACCACAGCGTCTACCTGGCCACCGGCCCTGCCATCACCGTCCTCGACGGCGGCACCGGCCAGACCACGTCCACCATCGACCTGGCCAACAGCCGCAATCCCGCGACCGTCATCGCCGTCGCCGGCTGA
- a CDS encoding DUF2339 domain-containing protein: MTTSEPLARLAAELDFIGRRLQVVSQELQHAQLATPPAPAPAPTAQPMQPPTQAAMPAAMQSPMQPSMPAPMQLPMQPIAAAMSAPIPGPPQQPASQPPPLSPPAGPTWPQSGLPTYVPPPPLPERLGREGAGSKVVAWIGGSVTLLGIVLLMVLAVQRGWLGPEPRVLVGGGLGLALIAGGLWVHRNPAGRSGAYALAATGIAVLYLDIAAATSLYELMPQWAGLLVALLVAGGGLLLSARWNAQFIAVWVIIGCALCDPFLTHGFTPLLVSFLVVLQIGAMPVQLVRSWPSLALVAGIPPVLASLVTTVFTLRSGDPLQTAGAALAATVVGVAIAVIVTVRNQQDMATPVILLATAPVAALVAGFALTRSEAAWLAVIVAALMLGVAVCDRWLSTPVTVTAAILGSIAVVDATMHALTGPTQAITLLGEALVLVLAADLVRHRAALLASLLTAICGLLWGLTVVTPVTLVLYRPGAEMTVSTALTGLLMTLVAIAIPLVAYRMDVIGPPTRNAGPWIVAGLVMLYGATGAVLATALLVSPDRSGFLFGHTVITVSWTVAAIALLLRGIRSAALRAVGLVLVGASVVKLILFDLAALDGLARVIAFLVAGLLLLLAGTRYARLVVHGGVITDESRDVTNQVPD, from the coding sequence ATGACCACCTCGGAACCACTGGCGCGACTGGCCGCCGAGCTGGACTTCATCGGCCGGCGGCTCCAGGTCGTCAGCCAGGAGTTACAGCACGCCCAGCTCGCCACGCCACCCGCGCCCGCCCCGGCGCCGACGGCACAGCCGATGCAACCACCGACGCAGGCGGCAATGCCCGCGGCCATGCAATCACCGATGCAGCCGTCAATGCCGGCTCCGATGCAGCTGCCGATGCAGCCGATCGCGGCAGCGATGAGCGCGCCGATTCCGGGCCCGCCGCAGCAACCCGCGTCCCAACCGCCGCCGCTCTCCCCGCCGGCCGGGCCGACCTGGCCCCAGTCCGGGCTGCCCACCTACGTGCCCCCGCCTCCGCTGCCCGAACGCCTCGGCCGCGAGGGTGCCGGCAGCAAGGTGGTGGCCTGGATCGGCGGCTCCGTCACCCTGCTCGGCATCGTGCTGCTGATGGTGCTGGCCGTGCAGCGCGGCTGGCTCGGACCGGAGCCTCGGGTCCTGGTCGGCGGCGGCCTCGGCCTGGCGCTGATCGCCGGCGGCCTGTGGGTGCACCGGAATCCCGCCGGCCGCAGCGGCGCCTACGCGCTGGCCGCGACCGGCATCGCCGTGCTCTACCTGGACATCGCCGCCGCGACCTCGCTGTACGAGTTGATGCCGCAATGGGCCGGCCTGCTGGTGGCGTTGTTGGTCGCGGGTGGCGGGCTACTGCTGTCGGCCCGATGGAACGCCCAGTTCATCGCCGTTTGGGTGATCATCGGCTGCGCGTTGTGCGACCCGTTCCTGACGCACGGCTTCACGCCGCTGCTGGTGTCGTTCCTGGTCGTGCTGCAGATCGGCGCGATGCCGGTCCAGCTGGTGCGGAGCTGGCCGTCGCTGGCCCTGGTCGCCGGCATCCCGCCGGTGCTGGCCAGCCTCGTGACGACGGTGTTCACCCTCCGGTCCGGCGATCCGCTGCAGACCGCCGGCGCGGCGCTGGCCGCCACGGTGGTCGGCGTCGCCATCGCCGTCATCGTCACCGTGCGGAACCAGCAGGACATGGCGACGCCCGTGATCCTGCTGGCCACCGCCCCCGTCGCTGCCCTGGTCGCCGGGTTCGCGCTGACGCGGTCGGAGGCGGCGTGGCTGGCCGTGATCGTGGCCGCCCTGATGCTCGGGGTCGCGGTGTGCGACCGCTGGCTCAGCACCCCCGTCACGGTCACCGCCGCGATCCTCGGCTCGATCGCCGTCGTCGACGCGACCATGCACGCGCTGACCGGCCCCACCCAGGCGATCACACTTCTGGGTGAAGCTTTGGTGCTCGTGCTGGCCGCCGACCTGGTCCGGCACCGGGCCGCGCTGCTCGCCTCGTTGCTGACCGCGATCTGCGGCCTGCTGTGGGGTCTGACCGTGGTGACGCCGGTGACGCTGGTGCTCTACCGGCCGGGCGCGGAGATGACCGTCAGCACCGCGCTGACCGGGCTGCTGATGACCCTCGTGGCCATCGCGATCCCGCTGGTCGCGTACCGGATGGACGTCATCGGCCCGCCCACCCGCAACGCCGGGCCGTGGATCGTCGCCGGCCTCGTGATGCTCTACGGCGCGACCGGCGCTGTGCTGGCCACCGCGCTGCTGGTCTCGCCCGACCGCTCCGGATTCCTGTTCGGCCACACCGTGATCACGGTGTCGTGGACCGTCGCCGCCATCGCCCTGCTGCTGCGCGGGATCCGCTCCGCGGCGCTGCGTGCGGTCGGGTTGGTGCTGGTCGGGGCGTCCGTGGTCAAGCTGATCCTGTTCGACCTGGCGGCGCTGGACGGGCTGGCCCGGGTGATCGCGTTCCTCGTCGCCGGCCTGCTACTGCTCCTGGCCGGTACCCGATACGCCCGTCTGGTCGTACATGGAGGAGTCATAACGGATGAGTCGCGAGACGTAACAAATCAGGTGCCGGACTGA
- a CDS encoding ribokinase produces the protein MTVEVVVVGSANADVVVRVERRPGPGETVLGSDTVLAAGGKGANAAVAAALQEARVALLGAVGDDQHGELLRESMSGAGVQLDLVRTTDRPTGAAYITVTPDGENTIVVSPGANSAVDVDQVEAAKDVIAGAKVLLASLEVPLPAIERAVALANEAGTRAVLNLSPVAKLSRQTLAALDPLVVNEHEAQWLMDGATDLTKLLDLGPKSAVVTLGSRGALVIEKHGTTEVESPRVTAVDTTGAGDAFVGALITQLAAGDDLAAAARRAVRVAAVSVTRPGAQASYPTRGEVDSARGMV, from the coding sequence GTGACTGTTGAGGTGGTGGTGGTCGGGTCGGCGAACGCCGACGTCGTGGTGCGGGTGGAGCGGCGGCCGGGGCCGGGCGAGACGGTGCTGGGCTCGGACACGGTGCTGGCGGCGGGCGGCAAGGGGGCGAACGCGGCGGTGGCGGCGGCACTGCAGGAGGCCCGGGTCGCGCTGCTGGGGGCGGTGGGCGACGACCAGCACGGGGAGCTGCTGCGAGAGTCGATGAGCGGGGCGGGCGTGCAGCTGGACCTGGTCCGCACGACGGATCGGCCGACCGGAGCCGCCTACATCACGGTCACCCCGGACGGGGAGAACACGATCGTCGTCTCCCCCGGCGCGAACTCGGCGGTGGACGTCGACCAGGTGGAGGCGGCCAAGGATGTGATCGCCGGCGCGAAGGTGCTGCTGGCGTCGCTGGAGGTGCCGCTGCCGGCGATCGAGCGGGCGGTGGCGCTGGCGAACGAGGCGGGCACGAGGGCGGTGCTGAACCTGTCGCCGGTGGCGAAGCTGTCGCGGCAAACGCTTGCGGCGCTGGACCCGCTGGTCGTCAACGAGCATGAGGCGCAGTGGCTGATGGACGGCGCGACCGACCTGACGAAGCTGCTGGACCTGGGCCCGAAGTCGGCTGTTGTCACGCTGGGCAGCCGGGGTGCGCTGGTCATCGAGAAACACGGCACGACCGAGGTGGAGTCGCCGCGGGTGACGGCGGTGGACACGACGGGTGCCGGCGACGCGTTCGTCGGTGCGTTGATCACGCAGCTGGCGGCCGGGGACGACCTGGCCGCGGCGGCACGAAGGGCGGTACGGGTGGCGGCGGTGTCGGTGACGCGGCCGGGCGCGCAGGCGTCGTACCCGACCCGTGGTGAAGTCGATTCAGCGAGGGGTATGGTCTAG
- the ptsP gene encoding phosphoenolpyruvate--protein phosphotransferase produces MSSARLKGVGVSAGRASGPVVRVADPLPEPAATPEPADPAAEAARIRPAAEAVAARLTERADAATGEAKAVLETTAAMAADPSLASQAEKLVTAKSLPAARAVFDAAETFAAALAAAGGYMAERVRDIRDVRDRIVAELMGVEPPGVPTLTGPSVLIARDLAPADTAGLDPAKVLALVTEEGGPTSHTAILARSLGIPAVVATTGLLSLGEIAGLIVDGDTGVVEVPAGRVEVLAASSAKEAHWNGVGITFDGNRIKVLANVGSAADATTAAANGAEGVGLFRTEFCYLSATSEPTVAEQTAAYSAVLKPFAGKPVTVRTLDAGADKPLAFLAPDPEPNPALGVRGLRVAFTRTDVLDRQLEAIAAAAAETGAQVQVMAPMVATAEEAGWFAERARAAGIQKVGVMIEVPAAALTAREIFDAVDFVSLGTNDLAQYTFAADRQVGAVAALNDPWQPALLRLIALVGKAAGEVDKPAGVCGEAAADPHLAAVLVGLGMTSLSMNAGALNRVGAGLAEVHFDQCQLAAKAALATHDPEHARLAARAALTPRRQH; encoded by the coding sequence ATGTCGAGCGCGCGACTCAAGGGTGTCGGAGTGAGTGCGGGCCGGGCCTCGGGCCCGGTCGTGCGGGTCGCGGACCCGCTGCCGGAGCCGGCGGCGACGCCGGAGCCCGCGGATCCGGCGGCCGAGGCGGCCCGGATCCGGCCCGCGGCCGAGGCGGTCGCCGCCCGGCTGACCGAGCGCGCCGACGCGGCCACCGGCGAGGCCAAGGCGGTGCTGGAGACCACCGCCGCGATGGCTGCCGACCCGTCGCTGGCCAGCCAGGCGGAGAAGCTCGTCACGGCGAAGTCGCTGCCGGCGGCCCGCGCCGTGTTCGACGCCGCCGAGACGTTCGCGGCCGCGCTGGCCGCGGCCGGCGGCTACATGGCCGAGCGGGTCCGGGACATCCGGGACGTGCGTGACCGCATCGTCGCCGAGCTGATGGGCGTCGAGCCGCCCGGCGTGCCGACGCTGACCGGGCCGTCCGTGCTGATCGCCCGCGACCTCGCGCCGGCCGACACCGCCGGGCTGGACCCGGCCAAGGTCCTCGCGCTCGTGACGGAGGAGGGCGGGCCGACCAGCCACACCGCCATCCTGGCCCGGTCGCTGGGCATCCCGGCCGTCGTCGCCACCACCGGTCTGCTGTCGCTGGGCGAAATCGCCGGCCTGATCGTCGACGGCGACACCGGCGTGGTCGAGGTGCCGGCCGGCCGCGTCGAGGTGCTGGCCGCCAGCTCGGCCAAGGAAGCGCACTGGAACGGCGTCGGCATCACCTTCGACGGCAACCGGATCAAGGTTCTGGCCAACGTGGGCTCCGCCGCCGACGCGACGACCGCGGCGGCCAACGGCGCCGAGGGTGTCGGCCTGTTCCGCACCGAGTTCTGCTACCTGTCGGCGACCAGCGAGCCGACCGTCGCCGAGCAGACCGCCGCCTACAGCGCTGTACTCAAGCCCTTTGCCGGCAAGCCCGTCACCGTCCGGACGCTGGACGCCGGCGCGGACAAGCCGCTGGCGTTCCTCGCCCCTGACCCGGAGCCCAACCCGGCGCTGGGTGTGCGCGGTCTGCGCGTGGCGTTCACCCGCACCGACGTGCTGGACCGGCAGTTGGAGGCGATCGCCGCGGCCGCCGCCGAGACCGGAGCGCAGGTGCAGGTGATGGCGCCGATGGTGGCCACCGCCGAGGAAGCCGGCTGGTTCGCCGAGCGCGCCCGCGCCGCCGGCATCCAGAAGGTCGGCGTGATGATCGAGGTGCCGGCGGCCGCGCTGACCGCCCGCGAGATCTTCGACGCCGTCGACTTCGTCAGCCTCGGCACCAACGACCTGGCGCAGTACACCTTCGCCGCGGACCGGCAGGTGGGCGCGGTCGCCGCGCTCAACGACCCGTGGCAGCCGGCCCTGCTGCGGCTGATCGCCCTGGTCGGCAAGGCCGCCGGCGAGGTAGACAAGCCGGCCGGCGTCTGCGGCGAGGCGGCGGCGGACCCGCACCTGGCGGCGGTGCTCGTCGGCCTCGGCATGACCAGCCTGTCGATGAACGCCGGCGCCCTCAACCGGGTCGGCGCGGGCCTGGCCGAGGTGCACTTCGACCAGTGCCAGCTCGCCGCCAAGGCGGCCCTGGCCACGCACGACCCCGAGCACGCGCGGCTCGCGGCCAGGGCGGCGCTCACCCCGCGCCGCCAGCACTGA
- a CDS encoding response regulator, whose amino-acid sequence MVVDDHPMWRAGVARDLQERGFEVVATASDAAAAVRIAGTVRPDVVLMDLNLGAQTGVEATQQIVATRPETRVLVLSASGEHEDVLEAVKAGASGYLLKSASVEELVDAVNRTAEGAAVFTAGLAGLVLGEYRRMAAQPAGAEPTPELTDRETEVLRLVAKGMTSRQIATRLGISHRTVENHVQSTLRKLQLHNRVELARYAIEHGLDAEQH is encoded by the coding sequence ATGGTCGTCGACGACCATCCGATGTGGCGGGCCGGCGTGGCCCGCGACCTGCAGGAGCGGGGCTTCGAGGTGGTCGCGACCGCCAGCGACGCGGCGGCCGCGGTGCGGATCGCCGGCACCGTCCGGCCGGACGTCGTGCTGATGGACCTCAACCTCGGCGCGCAGACCGGCGTGGAGGCGACCCAGCAGATCGTCGCCACCCGGCCCGAGACGCGGGTGCTGGTGCTGTCCGCCAGCGGCGAGCACGAGGACGTGCTGGAGGCCGTGAAGGCCGGCGCCTCCGGTTACCTGCTGAAGTCCGCGTCCGTCGAGGAGCTGGTCGACGCCGTCAACCGCACCGCCGAGGGCGCGGCGGTGTTCACCGCCGGGCTGGCCGGCCTGGTGCTCGGCGAGTACCGGCGGATGGCCGCGCAGCCGGCCGGGGCCGAGCCCACGCCGGAGCTCACCGACCGCGAGACCGAGGTCCTGCGCCTGGTGGCCAAGGGCATGACGTCACGGCAGATCGCCACCCGGCTGGGCATATCGCACCGGACCGTGGAGAACCACGTCCAGTCCACGCTGCGCAAGCTCCAGCTGCACAACCGGGTCGAGCTCGCCCGCTACGCCATCGAGCACGGCCTGGACGCGGAACAGCACTGA
- the macS gene encoding MacS family sensor histidine kinase — protein MNRRPAIPGIRPDDDPATPFWRGVIVLRIVTWVFALASIWFNLHTFRLEWAAWVVAAVMTVWTGVLTYFYLTPAGRRPQLVIADLVLNTVLMLSSAPIVGPAQMQSGAQTITTLWSSGAPVGGAIYGGRYWGLLFGGVTAVANVLPRGYFNIYLAEDTVLLIGVSFVVGVASEATRNSAARVRQALRTEAATAERERLARSIHDSVLQVLARVRKRGLEVGGEAAEIAELAGEQEIALRSLIASGPLESTVDGDTDLRQWIQLMATSTISVAAPATPVLVPQVTAGELSAAVREALSNVDRHAGPGARAWVLLEDLGDEVVLSVRDDGVGIPDGRLAIAEAEGHLGVSQSIRGRIADLGGTVELTTGPGEGTEWELHVPTGGQA, from the coding sequence GTGAACCGCAGACCAGCCATTCCGGGGATCAGGCCCGACGACGATCCGGCCACGCCGTTCTGGCGGGGTGTGATCGTGCTACGCATCGTGACCTGGGTGTTCGCATTGGCCAGCATCTGGTTCAACCTGCACACCTTCCGGCTCGAGTGGGCCGCGTGGGTTGTCGCGGCCGTGATGACCGTGTGGACCGGGGTGCTCACGTACTTCTACCTGACGCCGGCCGGTCGGCGACCGCAGCTGGTGATCGCCGACCTGGTGCTGAACACCGTGCTGATGCTGAGCTCCGCGCCGATCGTCGGCCCGGCCCAGATGCAGTCCGGGGCGCAGACGATCACCACCCTGTGGTCCAGCGGCGCGCCGGTCGGCGGCGCGATCTACGGCGGCCGGTACTGGGGGCTGCTGTTCGGCGGCGTCACCGCCGTGGCCAACGTACTGCCGCGCGGCTACTTCAACATCTACCTCGCCGAGGACACCGTGCTGCTGATCGGCGTCAGCTTCGTGGTCGGCGTCGCGTCGGAGGCGACCCGCAACTCCGCGGCCCGGGTGCGGCAGGCGCTGCGCACCGAGGCCGCGACCGCCGAGCGGGAGCGGCTGGCCCGGTCCATTCACGACAGCGTGCTGCAGGTGCTGGCCCGGGTGCGCAAGCGCGGGCTGGAGGTCGGCGGCGAGGCCGCCGAGATCGCGGAGCTGGCCGGCGAGCAGGAGATCGCGCTGCGGTCGCTGATCGCCTCCGGGCCGTTGGAGTCCACTGTGGATGGCGACACGGATCTGCGGCAGTGGATACAGCTGATGGCCACGTCGACGATCTCCGTGGCCGCACCGGCAACTCCGGTGCTGGTGCCGCAGGTGACCGCGGGCGAGCTGAGCGCCGCCGTACGGGAGGCGCTGTCCAATGTGGACCGCCATGCCGGTCCCGGCGCGCGGGCGTGGGTGCTGCTGGAGGACCTCGGCGACGAGGTGGTGCTGAGCGTCCGTGACGACGGCGTGGGCATTCCCGACGGGCGGCTGGCCATCGCCGAGGCGGAGGGCCACCTGGGCGTCTCGCAGTCGATTCGAGGACGGATCGCCGACCTGGGTGGCACCGTTGAGCTGACGACGGGGCCCGGCGAGGGCACCGAGTGGGAACTGCACGTGCCGACGGGGGGACAAGCGTGA
- a CDS encoding GGDEF domain-containing protein has protein sequence MTIGLALRDWSMWTLPRPALVYWMSVDLAALAVGGYVMAATAPPTLEDLGRFGAIACTGLVVIVITAIATQLSNETRRNPWALHICYLSAGLLVLPPNLVLLLLLGPALYGVLGPGPDAHRWLFTLAATTLSVFAARATIGWQHPNWDFGMLVLGGIVLLMTRAVLVAVGLRLRAPSAGADEVFGEPIDVVLGIVAASTGALMALAVLSDPIRALLAGPPMFLLERAAQLPQWRRSAQRDAKTGLSNAVHWDLRARDELAKASARRRPVAMMLLDLDHFKRVNDRVGHLAGDAALAAVARELRGSVRSGDVVGRFGGEEFVVLLPDTGPGVAESVAERVRHAISLLRVATTAADGQAHVLSGLTVSIGVSTSDRYGYDVSALLVAADSALLSAKGYGRNLVAMA, from the coding sequence GTGACGATCGGATTGGCATTGCGCGACTGGTCGATGTGGACCCTGCCGAGGCCCGCGTTGGTCTACTGGATGTCGGTGGACCTCGCCGCACTGGCCGTCGGCGGCTACGTCATGGCCGCGACCGCCCCGCCCACGCTGGAGGACCTCGGGCGGTTCGGCGCGATCGCCTGCACCGGGCTGGTGGTCATCGTCATCACGGCGATCGCGACGCAGCTGTCCAACGAGACCCGGCGTAACCCGTGGGCGCTGCACATCTGCTACCTCTCGGCCGGCCTGCTGGTGCTGCCGCCGAACCTGGTGCTGCTGCTCCTGCTCGGCCCCGCCCTCTACGGCGTGCTGGGCCCCGGCCCGGACGCGCACCGCTGGCTGTTCACGCTGGCCGCGACCACGCTGTCGGTGTTCGCCGCCCGCGCCACCATCGGCTGGCAGCACCCGAACTGGGACTTCGGCATGCTGGTGCTCGGCGGCATCGTGCTGCTGATGACCAGGGCCGTGCTGGTCGCCGTCGGCCTGCGGCTGCGCGCCCCGTCGGCCGGCGCGGACGAGGTGTTCGGCGAGCCGATCGACGTGGTGCTGGGCATCGTCGCGGCGAGCACCGGCGCGCTGATGGCGCTGGCGGTGCTGTCCGACCCGATCCGGGCGCTGCTCGCCGGGCCGCCGATGTTCCTGCTGGAACGGGCCGCGCAGCTGCCGCAGTGGCGCCGCTCCGCGCAGCGGGACGCCAAGACCGGGCTGTCCAACGCCGTGCACTGGGACCTGCGGGCCCGCGACGAGCTGGCCAAGGCCAGCGCGCGCCGGCGGCCGGTCGCGATGATGCTGCTGGACCTCGACCACTTCAAGCGGGTCAACGACCGGGTCGGCCACCTCGCCGGGGACGCGGCGCTGGCCGCCGTCGCCCGCGAGCTGCGCGGCAGCGTCCGCAGCGGCGACGTGGTCGGCCGGTTCGGCGGCGAGGAGTTCGTGGTGCTGCTGCCGGACACCGGCCCCGGCGTCGCCGAGTCGGTGGCCGAGCGGGTCCGGCACGCCATCTCGCTGCTGCGGGTGGCGACCACCGCCGCCGACGGCCAGGCGCACGTGCTGTCCGGCCTGACCGTCAGCATCGGAGTGTCTACTTCGGACCGTTACGGCTACGACGTGTCCGCGCTGCTGGTCGCGGCCGACTCGGCCCTGTTGTCGGCCAAGGGCTACGGTCGCAACCTGGTGGCGATGGCCTAG